Genomic DNA from Chlorocebus sabaeus isolate Y175 chromosome 6, mChlSab1.0.hap1, whole genome shotgun sequence:
CAGGTGCCTAGCTGAGAACACTGGTCAGGAACAGTGGCTTTCAACCCTGTGCGTGCACCAGAATCCCTGGGAgcgcttgttaaaacacagatttgggctgggcgcggtggctcatgcctgtaatcccagcactttaggaggctgaggcgggcagatcacctgaggtcaggagttcaagaccaacctggccaacatgatgaaaccccatctctacaaaaatacaaaaattagccgggatgatggcgggtgcctgtagtcccagctactcaggaggctgaggcaggagaatcgcttgaacccaggaggcagaagttgcagcgagctgagatcatgccactgcgctccagcctaggcgacagagcaagactccgtctcacaaaaacaaaaacaacaaaaaaacaaaacacaactttTGTAGCAGATAattcaggaaaaggaagaggaaaaagaaaaatggccgggcgcggtgggtcacacctgtaatcccagcactttgggagcccaaggcagtggatcacctgaggtcaggagtttgagactagcctgatcaacatggtaaaaccctgcctctactaaaaatacaaaaaattagccaggcatggtggcatgcgcctctagtcccagctactcggggggctgaggctggagaatcacttgaacccgggaggtggaggttgcagtgagccgagatcacaccactgcacaattgcactccagcctgggtgaccaagcaagactctgtctcaaaaaaagaaaaaaagaaggaaaagaaaaagaaaacggaaaaagactgggcgtggtggttcacgtctgttgtcccagcattttgggaggatcacttgagcccaggacttcaggaccagcctgggcaacatagcgggaccccatctctacaaaaattaaaaaaaataaaaattagtcaagcatgatGGAGCATgcttgtagacccagctactcaggaggctgaggtgggaggatcacttgagcccaggaggtggaggctgcaatgagccaagattgcaccactgcactccagtctgggcagcagagcaaaaccctgtttcacaaaggaaaaaagaaaaagagaaaacaatacaCAGCTTTTGGACCCCACTCCCATTCATCGTGCCTGGAAcagggcctgagaatctgcatttttagtaaGTTCCAACTTGATACTGCTGCAGTTTCTGGTCCAGGGACCGCACTTTGAGAACCCACTAGAGTTGAGACCGGAATGTTTGAAATGTTTGAAAGAGTGTTTACCTTCCCAGCTTTGCGTGAGGATTCAGTGGCATGTAACATAAGACAGTCTTGGCCggatgccgtggctcacacctgtaatcccagcactttgggaggctgaggtgggaggatcacttgagcccaggaatctgagacccccctgggcaacatagctgaATCTTATcgctacaaaaaggaaaaacaaacaatcaaaggaaaaggaaaaacaaagaatgctCCATGAACATCAGCTGTCATTTATtatgagagagagatatatatatttatttttttttttaccgtaTTTCATGGACTCTAAGTGCCACCAATGGAGAGAAGCATGGTGATTGAAACATGAGAAGCTCTGCATCTTAGAACCGGTGGAATAGAGTAGTACAATCAAACCCACAGGCCGCGCTCCCCTGCCGCTCAATCAGGCCTGGGGGTGCTTCCCTGAGCACCGGGCTCCTGGTGGACAGCCTTAGAAGGGATGAAGCCAGGGCCGCAGGAGGTTGTCCAGGGCCTCTCTGGCCATTTAGTGGGAGAAGGAGACGGGGACGTGAGGAGTGGCGGATCTGGGAGAACAGTCCCAGGCCTCGTCCTCCCTGTTGGTCACAGCAAACGTGGAGGGAGCAGCATACCCAGCCCCAGTGCCAGGCTGGTGGTGGCCCCCACCGTCTGGCTGCTCGAGGAGCCCAGAGCTCTGTTACACAGGCGGCCGCTGCAGCAGGTGGTGGTGAGGCTGTAGGTGACGCCCTTGTAGCTGACGGGTTCCTCCCGGCCGCAGCTGGTGGCTCGCAGGCAGCCTTTGTTGATGACCGGACCGGTGCCTGGGGCGATCCCCCGGCCTGTGAAGCAGTCCTCGTCATCGCCACAGCGCATGGAGGTGCCGGGACACTGCGTGGAGTCGGTGAGCTCACAGAAGATGCAGTCCTTGACGCCCGTCGTGCCTGGGGGCAGAGCCATCACCAGAAGCAGCAGCCAGCACAGGACCATGGCGGCCTGGCGGCGTTGACGCTGCCCCAGCCAGGCCGTGGGCTTCCTAGACCTCCTGGAACTGCTGAATGAAGGACCTCCGAGGACTCCTCCTGCCCACGGGACTTTGGCCCTGGTCCTGGCCTCCCAGGGTCAGCGCCTGGAGTGTCCTCTGTTCCCAATGCCCTGTGTCCCTCTAAGTCCTGGGGATGGAGGTGAGCTGGTGGCTGCTGTCTGACAAGAGTCTGTGAATGGAATGAGTGATCTCACAGATCCCTCAGGGTTCCCACTGGCTGCTCTGGGGATGAGGTCATAGGTGAGAGGAGAGGGTGTCACAATCCAAGGGGTAGCCTGTCCTGCCAACCTGCCAGGGCGCAAGAGGGCTCTGCCACCTCTGCCAAGGTGAAGATGCCCTGAACCCAGAGAACGCTGGCCACAAGCTTGTTCATATTTTCTGTGCTATACCCACCAAGGGCTTGACTACCTCATACCTCCCATGGTgaccccatttttcagatgggcAAACCAAGGCTGGGGAAGGGAAAGTGATGTATCTGGGGTCCCCGACCCAGGATGAGAACCAGGTTCATTGAATTCCAAAGAGGCTGGGAAAAAAGAGGGTGTATTAactgagcatttactgtgtgccagaatTCATGCTCAGCGCtggcttgcttttatttttttatttttatttttgagacggagtcttactctgtcacccaggctggagtgtagtggcgtgatctcagctcattgcagcttctgtttcccaggttcaagtgattctcgtaactcagcctcctgagcagtggggactacaggcgcgtgcaaccacatctggctaatttttgtatttttagtagagacagggtttcaccatgtaggccagactGGTcgcgaactcttgagctcaagtgatctgcctgcctcgacctcccaaagtgctgggattacaggcgtgagccaccgcgccacaCCTGGCCCTTGGTGCTTTCAATAACTACTGTGATGACAGGAAGTGTTAGGGCACTGGCTCCCACAGCTCACAGGCTCTCAGCGGTGGCCACGTGCAAGGGGCTTGACCCGTGTTCAGTCATTTGAATCttcctatgttttatttattttttaatttaatttttttttttaaagttggctgggcacagtggctcacacctatagtcccagcactttgggaggccaaggcgggtggatcacctgagatcaggagttcaagaccagcatggccaacgtggtgaaaccccgtctctactaaaaatacaaaaattatctggcatggtggtgggcaccagtaatcccagctactcgggaggctgaagcagggagaattgcttgaacctggcaggtggagttgcagggagccaagattgtgccactgaacttgagcctaggcaacagagcaagactccatctcaaaaaaatatatataggatCTTGccctgtggcctaggctggagtacagtggtgcgatcttggctcactgcagccctggcttcccagtctcaagtgattctcctccctgagcctccagagtagctgggattataggcgtgcaccaccatgcctggctaatttcataaaattttttgtagagatggaatcttgctacattgcccaggttggtctcaaactcctagcctcaagcagtcctcccgcctcagcctcccaaagtgctgggattacaggcgtagccaccgcacccggccttcctAGGTTTTGGCTCCATATTGCAGATGAGCACTGCAGGGAGCAGCAACGTGGAGAGCTTGGTGCGCAGCCGGGGCTGACTAGATGGCAGTCATTCTAGGAAGCAGCTGGGTCTTAAAACAATCCCTTTTAGTGTCCAGAAGTGAATTCCGTCTCTTTCCAaaggggaaaactgaggcattCAGGTGTTCCTAAGTGGGGACCAGGTAGAGCCTGGGTTTAAACTCCAGTCTGATTCCagataagttttttgttttgtttcgttttgagtcagattcttgctctgtcgcccagattggagtgcagtggtgtgatctcggctcactgcaacctccgcctcctgggttcaagcaattctcctgcctcagcctcctgagtagctggaattacagcatgcgccaccatacccagctaatttctgtatttttagtagagacggggtttcaccacgttggtcaggctggtctcaaactcctgacctcatgatctgcctgccttagcctcccaaagtgccgggattacaggcgtgagccacagtgtcctggtttttttttggggggggggggcgggggaagggtcttgctctgctgcccaggctggaatgcagtggtattatcacagctcactgcagcctcaatttcccaggCTCAGCAGggcgcagtcgctcacgcctgtaatcccagcactttgggaggccgaggtgggtggatcacctgaggtcagggcttcgagaccagcctgaccaacatgatgaaaccccatctctactgaaaatacaaaaaattagccaggcatggtggcaggcgcctgtagtccccaactactcaggaagctgaggcaggagaactgcttgaacccgggaggcagaggttgtagtgagccgagatcatgccattgcactccagcctgggcaacgagagcaaaactccatctcaaaaaaaaaaaaaaagatttccaggctcaagggatcctcccacctcagcctcccaagtggttggaagtacaggtgtgcaccaccacagctggctagttttttgattttttgtagagacagagtcttgccatgttgcccaggctggtctcaaactcctgggctcaagcaaccctcctgcctcagcctcccaaagcgtgagtcactgtgcctggccctgattaGATAAGTGTCTTAACTTGGGCTGTCTTCATTCCATCCCTCCCGGGTACATACTTTAGTTGTCCCCATTCTACAGacggggaagctgaggctggagaggtcAGGACTCGCCTGAGGTCCTACCGCCCCCCCTGGGACCTGGCTGGGGATAGGGGCGGGGCTGGGCCCTCAGGGTTGGAGACCCTGATCTCCCTGCTCCCCAACCCCCAGCTTCACGTGGAGTGACGCACGCCTGCACCGAGGCCTGGTGACCCTGCTGACCGGTGAAATTGTCGACGCCTTCAGCCTTGAGTTCCGGACGCTGTACGCGGCCTCCTGTCCGCTCCCACCTGCACCCCCCCAGGATCCCTCGGTCATGGGGGGCCTGCAGCGGG
This window encodes:
- the SPACA4 gene encoding sperm acrosome membrane-associated protein 4 is translated as MVLCWLLLLVMALPPGTTGVKDCIFCELTDSTQCPGTSMRCGDDEDCFTGRGIAPGTGPVINKGCLRATSCGREEPVSYKGVTYSLTTTCCSGRLCNRALGSSSSQTVGATTSLALGLGMLLPPRLL